In Cicer arietinum cultivar CDC Frontier isolate Library 1 chromosome 1, Cicar.CDCFrontier_v2.0, whole genome shotgun sequence, one DNA window encodes the following:
- the LOC101494320 gene encoding beta-hexosaminidase 2: protein MLPLLLFLFLLRPYSTTLNAETITTINVWPKPRNLTWTSPHQTTLLSPTFTITTTTPHNNNHLTAAITRYTNLVKTEHHRPLIPPTSNHSNNLPPLSSLTISVTDPNAELIHGTDESYTLTVTTSNAKLTALTAWGAMRGLETFSQLAWGYPTRVAVDVRVWDAPLYGHRGVMLDTSRNYYPVKDLLRMVEAMSMNKVNVFHWHITDSHSFPLVVPSEPSLAEKGAYDVNMVYTIEDVKKVVEFGLDRGVRVLPEIDSPGHTGSWALAYPEIVTCANMFWWPAESDWPNRLASEPGTGHLNPLNPKTYKVLKNVIRDVTTLFPENFYHSGADEVIPGCWKTDPTIQNFLLNGGTLNQVLETFINNTLPFIISLNRTVVYWEDVLLDETVHVQSAVLPKEHVILQTWKNGHNNTKRIVSSGYRAIVSSSDFYYLDCGHGDFTGNNSAYDNQTGSDKNNGGSWCGPFKTWQTIYNYDIADGLTEEEAKLVLGGEVSLWSEQADETVLDSRIWPRTSAMAESLWSGNMDEKGMKRYAEATDRLTEWRSRMVRRGIGAEPIQPLWCIRNPGMCNTVYPI, encoded by the exons ATGTTACCACTACTATTATTCCTGTTCCTGTTACGTCCATATTCAACAACCTTAAATGCAGAAACAATAACGACCATCAACGTATGGCCCAAACCAAGAAACCTCACGTGGACCTCACCACACCAAACAACACTCCTCTCACCAACATTCACAATCACCACCACCACTCCACACAACAACAACCACCTTACCGCCGCAATCACCCGTTACACAAACCTCGTCAAAACAGAACACCACCGTCCGTTAATTCCGCCAACCTCAAACCACTCTAACAACCTACCACCTCTAAGTTCCCTAACAATAAGCGTAACGGACCCAAACGCCGAACTCATCCACGGCACAGACGAGTCATACACGCTAACAGTAACAACTTCTAACGCCAAACTAACGGCTTTAACAGCGTGGGGGGCAATGCGTGGACTGGAGACGTTCTCACAACTGGCGTGGGGGTATCCAACGCGCGTGGCGGTTGATGTGCGTGTGTGGGACGCACCGTTGTATGGACATAGAGGAGTTATGTTGGATACTTCGAGGAATTATTATCCAGTGAAGGATTTGTTGAGGATGGTTGAAGCGATGAGTATGAATAAGGTGAATGTTTTTCATTGGCATATAACGGATTCTCATTCGTTTCCTTTGGTGGTTCCTTCGGAGCCAAGTTTGGCTGAGAAAGGAGCTTATGATGTTAATATGGTTTATACGATTGAGGATGTTAAAAAGGTTGTGGAATTTGGGCTTGATCGTGGGGTTCGTGTTTTGCCTGAGATTGATTCGCCAG GGCATACAGGATCTTGGGCCTTAGCCTACCCTGAAATTGTAACCTGTGCCAACATGTTCTGGTGGCCAGCTGAAAGTGACTGGCCTAATCGTCTTGCTTCTGAACCAGGAACAGGTCACTTGAATCCCTTAAATCCCAAGACATACAAAGTCCTAAAGAATGTCATACGCGACGTAACCACATTGTTTCCGGAAAATTTTTATCATTCCGGTGCTGATGAGGTCATACCAGGTTGCTGGAAAACCGATCCAACAATTCAGAACTTTCTATTAAATGGTGGAACTCTCAACCAAGTCCTCGAGACGTTTATCAACAACACTCTCCCTTTCATTATATCCCTCAACCGCACTGTTGTCTATTGGGAAGACGTATTGTTAGACGAAACAGTCCATGTTCAATCGGCGGTTCTCCCTAAAGAACATGTGATTTTGCAGACATGGAAGAATGGACATAATAACACTAAAAGGATAGTATCTTCTGGATACCGCGCGATTGTGTCGTCATCAGATTTCTATTATCTTGACTGTGGCCATGGTGACTTTACTGGAAATAACAGTGCTTATGATAACCAAACAGGTAGTGACAAAAACAATGGTGGATCTTGGTGCGGACCTTTTAAAACATGGCAAACTATATACAATTATGATATTGCAGATGGACTGACGGAAGAAGAAGCGAAATTGGTTTTGGGTGGGGAAGTATCGTTGTGGTCGGAACAAGCTGATGAAACTGTTTTGGATTCCCGAATTTGGCCTAGAACATCTGCAATGGCCGAATCATTGTGGTCGGGCAATATGGACGAAAAGGGTATGAAGCGATATGCAGAAGCAACTGATAGATTGACTGAATGGAGAAGCAGAATGGTTAGAAGAGGTATAGGGGCTGAGCCTATTCAGCCACTTTGGTGTATTAGGAACCCTGGCATGTGCAATACAGTATATCCAATATAG